The proteins below are encoded in one region of Thunnus maccoyii chromosome 24, fThuMac1.1, whole genome shotgun sequence:
- the LOC121891832 gene encoding NLR family CARD domain-containing protein 3-like: MKSDRSNRDPPTFSNEPGPSDTKRQRDHRQRAVSPASDCLSMKSDRSNRDPPNFSNEPGPSDTKRQRDHRQRAVSPASDCLSMKSDRSNRDPPTFSNEPGPSDTKERMRKRRSGVSVAEQLSCCSLCQKDVLKDPVSTSCGHWFCRQCISSYWDKSASSGDFSCPHCGKRSRTRPGLQTDSQTITVQMNVALQEVLHEQKISLKRRCEHVTEGTDEAGSETLLNSIYTELYITEGQSEEVNTQHEVRQLETASKMKILHDTPIKCHDVFKVFTAEEEHKSSPVESSPDKKKHIRVVLTSGIAGVGKTFSVKKFTLDWTEGLENQDVSLVILFSFRELNLIKDEQYSLLMLIHVFHPTLQKVTAEKLAVCKVLFIFDGLDESRLSLDFNNMTIMSDVTQKSSVNVLLTNLFMGNLLPSALIWITSRPAAANQIPPTCVNRVTEVRGFTDAQKEEYFRRKFSDEDLSSRIISHIKTSRSLQIMCHIPVFCWITATVLEHMLTTDQRGELPKTLTDMYSHFLLVQTKRKKHKYNEGHEMSPQELTKADREVLLKLGRLAFEQLEKGNIVFYQEDLDQCGLDVTEASVYSGFCTEILKTESVIFQKRVYSFVHLSVQEFLAAVYMYHCYTSSNTEVLEAFLGKQYSHSSLDDFLMKAMEKSLRSENGHLDLFARFLHGLSVKSNQSLLGGLLGQKKNSPEIIQRAIHKLKEKSINVSPDRSINIFHCLMELNDRSVHQEIQEFLKSENRSEKKLSEFHCSALAYMLQMSEELLDELDLKKYNTSDQGRLRLIPAVRNCRKAVLKNCGLSETHCEVVASALKSNPSHLRELDLSENSNLKDSEWKILSAGLESPNCRLETLRLENCRLSEISCASLLSALKSNPSHLRELNLSEDHSRDGSKRNLQFDFLESPDCRLETLRLKSCRLSEISCASLVSALKSNPSHLRELDLSGNYSRDGSERNLQFDFLKSPHCRLETLRQGCQSAGSIAAALMDSHTSGSVPVDGVCKL, translated from the exons atgaagagtgaccggtcCAACCGTGATCCTCCGaccttcagtaatgaacctggaccctcagacacaaa ACGTCAGAgagaccacagacagagagcagtgtCTCCAGCATCggactgtctgtctatgaagagtgaccggtcCAACCGTGATCCTCCgaacttcagtaatgaacctggaccctcagacacaaa ACGTCAGAgagaccacagacagagagcagtgtCTCCAGCATCggactgtctgtctatgaagagtgaccggtcCAACCGTGATCCTCCGaccttcagtaatgaacctggaccctcagacacaaa agagcggatgaggaagaggaggagtggtGTGTCTGTGGCGGAGCAGCtgtcctgctgttctttgtgtcagaAGGACGTCCTGAAGGATCCAGTCTCTACCAGCTGTGGACACTGGTTCTGCAGACAGTGTATCAGCTCATACTGGGACAagtctgcttcatcaggagACTTCTCCTGTCCTCACTGTGGAAAAAGATCCAGGACAAGACctggactgcagacagacagtcagaccatcactgtacaaa tGAATGTTGCTCTCCAGGAGGTTTTACATGAACAAAAGATCAGTTTGAAGAGGAGATGTGAACATGtgactgaaggaactgatgaagcaggaagtgaaaccctcctcaacagcatctacactgagctctacatcacagagggacagagtgaaGAGGTTAATACCCAACATGAGGTGAGGCAGCTTGAGACAGCTTCCAAGATGAAGATCCTCCATGACACTCCAATCAAGTGTCACGACGTGTTTAAAGTCTTTACAGCTGAAGAGGAACACAAAAGCTCACCTGTTGAATCCTCAcctgacaaaaagaaacacatcagagtCGTTCTGACGAGCGGCATCGCTGGTgttggaaaaaccttctcagtgaagaagttcactctggactggacAGAGGGCTTggaaaaccaagatgtcagtctggtgattctgttttcattcagggAGCTCAATTTGATCAAAGATGAGCAGTACAGTCTTCTCATGCTGATCCATGttttccatccaacattacagaaggtcacagcagagaagctggctgtctgtaaagttttgttcatctttgacggccttgatgaaagcagactttcatTAGATTTCAACAACATGACGATCatgtctgatgtcacacagaagtcatcagtcaaCGTGTTGTTGACAAACCTCTTCATGGGGAATCTACTTCCCTCGGCTCTCAtctggataacttcccgacctgcagcagccaatcagatccctcctacaTGTGTTAacagggtaacagaagtacgaggcttcactgaTGCCCaaaaggaggagtacttcaggaggaaattcagtgatgaagatctgtccagcagaatcatctcacacattaagacatccaggagcctccagatcatgtgtcacatcccagtcttctgctggatcactgctacagttctggagcacatgttgactacagaccagagaggagagctgcccaagaccctgactgacatgtactcacacttcctgctggttcagacaaagaggaagaagcacaagtATAATGAAGGACATGAGATGAGTCCACAGGAGCTGACGAAGGCTGACAGGGaagttcttctgaagctggggaggctggcgtttgaacaactggagaaaggaaacatcGTGTTCTACCAAGAAGACCTGGATcagtgtggtcttgatgtcacagaggcctcAGTGTACTCAGGATTTTGTACAGAGATCCTCAAAACAGAGAGTGTGATCTTCCAGAAAAGAGTCTACagctttgttcatctgagtgttcaggagtttctggctgcagtctacatgtaccactgttacaccagcagcaacacagaggtACTGGAGGCCTTCCTGGGGAAACAATACAGTCACTCATCCCTGGATGACTTCCTGATGAAAGCCATGGAAAAATCTCTCAGAAGTGAAAATGGCCATCTGGACCTGTTTGCTCGtttccttcatggcctctcgGTAAAGTCCAATCAGAGTCTCttaggaggcctgctgggtcaGAAAAAGAACAGTCCAGAAATCATTCAGAGAGCCATCCACAAACTGAAGGAGAAGAGCATCAACGTGtctcctgacagaagcatcaacatcttccactgtctgatggagTTGAACGACCgctcagtacatcaggagatccaagagttcctgaagtcagagaacagatcagagaagAAACTCTCTGAGTtccactgctcagctctggcctacatgctgcagatgtcagaggagcttctggatgagttggaccTGAAGAAGTACAATACATCAGACCAGGGACGACTGAGactgatcccagctgtgaggaactgcagaaaggctGT GCTTAAGAACTGTGGActctcagagactcactgtgaagttgtggcctcagctctgaagtccaacccctcccatctcagAGAGCTTGACCTGAGTGAAAACTCCAACCTGAAGGACTCAGAATGGAAGattctgtctgctggactggagagtccaaactgtagactggagactctgag attggagaactgcaggttgtcagagatcagctgtgcttctctgctctcagctctgaagtccaacccctcccatctgagagagctgaatcTGAGTGAAGACCACAGTCGGGACGGTTCAAAAAGGaatctgcagtttgattttctggagagtccagactgtagactggagactctgag